gggtgaagtagaCAGTACTATCTATGCATCCTCCGTTACTGctctcaatcactctctctctttatctagcTGTCTTCCccaccttccttccttctctctctctctctctctctcttttgctctctctctctccccccctctctctctctattttgctctctctctctctccccctctctctcttttgctctctctatctcctctctctctctgtctctctctccctctctctcttttgctctctctctctctctctctctctctctctctctctctctctctctctctctctctctctctctctctctctctctctctctctctctctctctctctctctctctctctctctctctctctctctctgtctctctctctctccttccctccctccctccctccctccctctattcaattcaattcaaggggctttattgccATGGGAAATattcattgccaaagcaaattaaatggataaactaaagtgaaataaacaatataaagTGAACTAAACATTACACTTAgacaagttccaaaagaataaagacatttcaaatgtcatattatgtctatatacagtgtagtaacaatgtgcaaatagttaaagtaaaaaagggaaaataaataaacataaatatgggttgtatttacaatggtgtttgttcttcactggttgcccttttcttgtggcaacaggtcacacatcttgctgctgtgatggcacactgtggtattccacccaatagatatgggagtttatcaaaattggatttgttttcgaattctttgtgggtctgtgtaatctgagggaaatatgtgtctctaatatggtcatacatttggcaggaggttaggaagtgcagctcagtttccacctcattttgtgggcagtgtgcacatagcctgtcttctcttgagaaccgggtctgcctacggtggcctttctcaataacaaggctatgctcactgagtctgtacatagtcaaagctttccttaagtttgggtcagtcacagtggtcaggtattctgccacaatgtactctctgtttagggccaaatagcgttctagtttgctcgttttttgtaaattctttccaatgtgtcaagtaattatcattTTGTTttatcatgatttggttgggtctaattgtgttgctatcctggggatctgtggggtctgtttgtgtttgtgaacagagccccaggaccagctagcttaggggactcttctccaggttcatctctctgtaggtgatggctttgttatggaagatttgggaatcacttccttttaggtggttgtagaatttaacggctctttctGGATTTTAATAATTAGCGggtatgcattatttggtgttttacgttttacacagaggatatttttgcagaattctgcatgtagagtctcaatttggtgtttgtctcattttgtgaattcccccccctctctctctctctctctctctctctccctctctctctctacacatctCTCTTCTTCACTTGCAGTAGACAATGTTTTTCTGCACTAACTGTTCTATGTCATATTGATGTTTCATTGTTGAAatggaacctgcaagtaagcatttcgttggacgatgtataccatgcgtatccggtacgactaatacaacttgaaacttggCTTATATTTTGTGTGTTTAGTGAACTTCTCTCACACTACCTGTGGCTGTATACTGCTCTCTAGTGGTGTGATGTtgtacgtacatacatacatacatacatacatacatacatacatacatacatacatacacacacaatgtcAAAAAGCAGGATGGATACATtctttacatattttttttattgaaagCTTAATTTAAAATAAACCAAAAAGAAAGCAGAAAAAGTTTAACCCTAACATCCACTGATCTACACAAACTCTCAGGATCACAACTGGAAGAAGACATGGGAGGCATTATACGACTGTCTGcagcaaataaaaaaatataataatcatAGAACTTGTTTCTGTTGTATCATCTTCTTCTAAACACCTGTACAAAAAGGATCGCATAAATAGTTTATTTTTCCACCCTCAATAATTTAATTCATTTCCTAAGAGGTTTTTCTGTTATCGCTGAATTTGGTAGAACGTTGTTTTAATGTTTTTTCCTTAacattatattacatttacatttacatttacgtcatttagcagacgctcttatccagagtgacttacaaattggtgctcAGGACAGATCTCCAATCAGACTCCTTGGTGTTACTTTAATCAGCCAATTAGCCTCCTTGGTGGTACAGTAATCAGActtgtattgtacagtatacagtacagtTATCATGAGGCTAGATCTTGGATATGCCATTGTTAAAACTACAATGATGAGTTTTGCGTGAAGCCTCGAGGCTCTAAAACACACACTGATTGGCTATTCTAAACAAgaaagaacatcatccccacagccAACACTAGACTTCTGACTGGCTCcccaattttatttatttaactaggcaagtcagttaagaacaatttcttatttacaatgacggcctacaccggccaaacccagacaacACTgagtcaattgtgcgccgccctatggaactcccaatcacggccagttgtgagacagcctggaatcgaaccagggagtctgtagtcacacctcaagcactgagatgcagtgccttagactgctgcgccactcgggagcccaatactGAACACTTGATGGCAGCTAACACATTCAAGTCAATTCTCAAAAAAAtgcaacacacacaaaaaaaatttaaatgcatgtttttctttatttttattttttctctctcagacAAGATAACTAAAGATGACCAGATAAGCTACCAGAAACTAGCATGGTGTCTTTGTCTTAGACAAGATAGCTAAAGATGACCAGATAAGCTACCAGAAACTAGCATGGTGTCTTTGTCTCAGACAAGATAGCTAAAGATGACCAGATAACATACCAGAAACTAGCATGGTGTCTTTGTCTCAGACAAGATAGCTAAAGATGACCAGATAACTTACCAGAAACTAGTATGGTGTCTTTGTCTCAGACAAGATAGCTAAAGATGACCAGATAAGCTACCAGAAACTAGCATGGTGTCTTTGTCTCAGACAAGATAGCTAAAGATGACCAGATAAGCTACCAGAAACTAGCATGGTGTCTTTGTCTCAGACAAGATAGCTAAAGATGACCAGATAAGCTACCAGAAACTAGCATGATGTCTTTGTCTCAGACAAGATAGCTAAAGATGACCAGATAAGCTACCAGAAACTAGCATGGTGTCTTTGCAGACAGTAGTTTCCTATCCCTTCAGTAACGGGCTCAGTGGATGAGCTTTACGTCCTGTAACAGGGTTTGTGTTTGTTGTAACAGTGGCTGTCCTTGCAGTGATGAATTAAGAGAGGTTGTGTGGTTTTACATTGGATAAACCACCATGACTATATCAGGGACTGAAGCTGAAGggttttctctctgtttctctatcagAATTCTCTCCGATTATATTGGCGCTCCCCTTGTAGAAGGGTTATGATGAAACATGACTGAGCTTTATCTGTGGCTCGTTCAGGAGCATCGTGTGTGGCACAGTGCTCTGACCTGTTACACACCTTGTTGTGAAGGTCTGAGTGACACATGACTGCACCAATGGTAGGACCCTATGAACAACTCAACCCCAGCAGAGCCAATGGGAAGAGTCCTAGGCCCACCGGTCCAACCATCAAACCATCTAAGGTACAGTACATCATACAACAAAGCAAGAAAGCCAAATGGACAGTTACAATTTGAATAAAACATTTCTATCTACGTACTCCACAGTCTCTAATTCTTTGTTCCTCTTTGGTATAAAATATGTTGTCTGTTGGCTGCACTTGATCCACAGCTATAAAAAGACTAAAGAAATTGTCACCAATTTCTCTAAAACTATTGCTTCATTTTGAACACTTTTACCTTTTTACACAGATACCCTTATCTATATACTTTTTCACTGAAAGTtgactttttgtttgtttttgtttagttTCTTGTTTTGCGACGAGTCAAGCAAAGCAGGCAAAAAAAACTGTAGAACTTCGTAAAAAAGATTGCAAGTAAAAACACACTAATGCCATGTTAAGTAAACAAATTTGTTTTTTTCATTTTTCATCGATAAACTGCATTTCCCACAATAAAGCAGTTACATATTTTTCTTGCCCTTCCCACATACCATCACCATGGAGATTCTCTTCTCCCCAAACACAAATTACCACAGACCACATAATTCTAAATCTTCTTCATACAAAGACAGTTCTCTTTATAACCTGTACATTGATATCCATAGATTTAATCTGTGTATCTTCAACCACCTGAAGCATTGAAGAGCCTCTTTATATGCACTTAgtcattttttacaaatgttttaaACAATTTTAGACAAAATGACCGATGAGTTTCCAATGTTTGAGAAATTCAGGCAACAAAGATTTTACTTATTTTTTAGTTCTCTATAAAACTACATTTTAAATcatgaaaataataaaaaataaagtagctTAATATGAAAGGAAGACAACCCTTTTAATTTTTAAGTTTTTTTCTCTAGAACTTTGCCTCCTCTTCTAATAAAAAACTATCATGATCTCAAAACCTACCTGCGCATTCAAATGTATTTTTGTCAGTTTGTTCCTTTTTAAGTTCATTTTTCAGTTTGTTCTTTTCTTTTCGAAGAACGACTCCAGTTTCATGCTGGCCGCTCAATAAACTCAATGTCCCATACGGCACCTCTCCATCTTCAGAGACTTATCTCGATCTCGATCTCGATCTCAATCACaatctcaacctctctctctctgtctccttctctctctctcaggacagATACAAAATAAAGTCTTTTTTTGGTGCCTGTGCAAAGTTAAAGTGATCACCTCTCTTTGTCCTCCTTTGTTCATCCATTATttttccattcctccatccctccagtgCTTCAGTGCAGCCCCTGTCTCAAGGCGGTTACTGGAACAATCCCTCCTAATCCTCCTGTTAtctgagaaagagaaagaaaattattgtattttttttattgaacctttaatTTAACAGGGAGTCAccctgagaccaaggtctcttttacagatgagccctgtatacacatcaatacacatcactatacaccATACACGTCACTATACACTATGCACATCACTATACACTATGcacatcaatacacatcaatacacatcaatatacactatacacatcaatacacatcactatacactatacacatcaaatcacatcactatacacatatatatacactatacacatcaatatacactatacatatcaatacatatcaatatacactatacacatcaatacacatcactatacactatacacatcactatacactatgcacatcaatacacatcaatacacatcaatatacactatacacatcaatacacatcactatacacatctatatacactatacccatcaatatacactatacacatcaatacacatcaatatacactataaatatcaatacatatatatatatatatacactatacacatcaatacacatcaatatacactatacatatcaatacatatatatatatacactatacacatcaatacacatcactatacactatacacatcaatacatatcaatatacacatcaatacacatcaatacacatcaatatacactatacacatcaatacatatcaatatacactatacacatcaatacacatcaatatacactatacacatcaatacacatcaatatacactatacacatcaatgtacatcaatacacactatacacatctatatataatatatacatcaatatacacatcaatatacatcaatatacactataaacatcaatacacatcaatatacactacacacatcaatataaatccatatacactatacacatcaatacacatcaatatacactatacacatcaatatacatcaatatgcactatacacataaatatacactatacacatcaatacacatcaatacacatcaatacacatcaatacacatcaatacacatcaatacacatcaatatacactatacacatcaatatacatcaatatacactatacacatcaatatacactatacacatcaatatacatcaatatacactatacacatcaatatacatcaatatacatcaatatacactatacacatcaatatacactatatacatcaatatacactatacacatcaatatacaccatATACATCAATATaccatttgtaagtcgctctggataagagggtctgctaaatgacgtaaatgtaaatgtaaaaatatacagtatacacatcaatatacactatatacatcaatatacactatacacatcaaaatacactatatatatatcaatatacactatatacatcaatatacactatatacatcaatatacactacacacatcaatatacactatacacatcaatatacactatacacatcaatatacactatacacatcagtacacatcaatatacactatacacatcaatatacactatacacatcaatatacatcaatatacactatacacatcaatatacatcaATATACACAAGAAAGCAAGGCAAGATAAGTGGGGAGAGGGAAAGACAATGAGAGAGTCACTATCGTATTAGAAATGGAGTAGAAATAGGCACTATAGTAGTAGAAATGGAGTAGAAATAGACACTATAGTATTATAAATGGAGTAGAAATAGGCACTATAGTAGTAGAAATGGAGTAGAAATAGACACTATAGTATTAGAAATGGAGTAGAAATAGGCACTATAGTAGTAGAAATGGAGTAGAAATAGACACTATAGTATTAGAAATGGAGTAGAAATAGACAATATAGTATTAGAAATAGACACTATAGTATTAGAAATTGACACTATAGTAGTAGAAATGGAGtagaaatacatttacatttatgtcatttagcagacgctcttatccagagcgacttacattattatttttttcataccccctgtgggaatcgaacccacaaccctggcgttgcaaacgccatgctctatcaactgagctacatccctgccggccattccctcccctaccctggacgaattgcgcgccgccccatgtgtctcccggtcacggccggctacgacagagcctggattcgaaccaggatctctagtggcacagctagcactgcgatgcagtgccttagaccactgcgccactcaggagacaataGACACTATAGTAGTAGAAATGGAGTAGAAATAGACACTATAGTATTAGAAATGGAGTAGAAATAGACACTATAGTATTAGAAATGGAGTAGAAATAGACACTATAGTATTTCATTTACAGTGCAATTAATTTGAGTCAGCAAACAATCTGATCAGTGATCACAGTCGGTGGCTTGGCTGTAGCATATGCTAACTTTGATGATATTAAATGGCAATTCTACACTATTCTTTTATATTGAGGTTCTCACTTCTGAGTCTGTTGGCAGGTGTGTTGTTACTTAGTCTGTTGGTAGGAGTAGGCAGGTGAGTCGTTGTCCAAGGGTGGCTGTCCGTTAGGGTCCTGTGAGGAGGGGGGTACAGTCTGGGGCGAGCCCTCTGTTACCACTGCCTGATAAGAGAAGGAAGAACCAGGAAGAGACAGAGGAAATGAGGTCACAGTTATCATAAGTCAGGAAGAGACACAGGAAAGAGGTCATAGTTATCACAAGCCACCTTTACAGTTGATTCTTGAGATCCACGTTCATAACTCAGACTTTTTGTGAATCATCCATTGATCCCAAATGGGATATACAGTACATTTCCCAAAATACACAAACATTTGAATTATGCACTGATATCTCACAGCCAGATCaccccgtgatacaagtcagtattccacgtccatccatgtctgaggacgtcgggagattacTTGGAAACCGGAcattaggggcaacagtgagcgctgttaccttcaagtaggttttggttttAGTAGGGCATTGAGGACAGGGATGGCAGATGGGCGTAAACATCTGCCTCTGatgccaaaggttgcatgtttgaacCCAGCAATAGAAacttgtttttgagatttttgttttaagcctatcccaaactttAACCCTAACGTTAAACATGTGGAGTTAATGCCTGACCTTAACTGTAAACACTgctaaatttgacatttggaacaactttgaaatctgacgtttgagaaacatggatgaacgtctaattctgacgtgagactgtgagagtttGTTGGATCTTAATGAGGATTTGGCCCTTAGTTAAGTGTGGATGTTGTGGGTTTACAGTAAGTACTGCATGGTGCAGGGTTGTGAGTGCAGCTGTCTTATACTTACTTCCATTGGATTAAGGCCTTACTTTGAAATGTATGTTGTGAGTGTAAGTGCTGTATTGTACATGGTTCAGGAGTGGTCTATAACTTACTTCCACTGAGAGGGCAGAGTCAAGTACTGCAGTGCACTGAGGAATGTAGGTTCCTTAGTTCAGTATGGATGTTGTGTGTTATGGTGTTGTGGGTTAAGTTTACGGTTAGTGCTGCATGGTACAGGGTTTAACTTACGTCCACTGAGAGGGTGGGGGCAGGCACTGCAGTGTACTGAGGAATGTAGGTTCCTTGCATAGGAGCAGTTGCTGCAGCAGACATGTACTGCTATCAGAGAGCAGGGAGAAACACATTTACAttgatattttagtcatttagcagatgctcttatccagagcaatttacagttacagttagtgcattcatcttaaaatagctagtcatagtaagtacatttgtcctcaataaagtagttatcagcaaggtcagagctagtaagggggagTCAAGTGCGGGTGTTAGTTTACGAAAGgcttttatttttttgtgggtggggggggttgaggaggggggtgctgtgggattatttaagatacttttcgggaagatgggcagggactctgctgtcctagattcaaggggaagctggttccaccattggggtgccaggacagagaagagcttggactgtgCTGAGTGTGAGCTCCCCTCCTATAGgtgtgggagggccaagagaccagaggtggcagaacggagtgctcgagttggggtgtagggtttgagcatagcctgaaggaagggaggggcagttcctcctgctgctccgtaggcaagtatcATGgccttgtagtggatgcgagcttcaactgaaagccagtggagtgtgcggaggagcggggtgacatgggagaacttgggaaggttgaacaccaggcgggctgcagcattctggataaattgcaggggtttgatggcacaagtggggagcccagccaacagcgagttgcactAGTCCAGACAGGAGAGGTCAAGtgactggattaggacctgtgccgcttcctgtgtgaggatgttgtagagcatgaacctgcaggagcgagtcactgctttgatgtttgcagagaacgacagggtattgtcctgggtcacaccaaggttctttgcactctgggagggggacactgtggagtcaaccgtgatggagaggtctttgagcgggcatgCCTTCACGGGGAGGAAGCAGCTCTGTCTTGTCAACGTTGAGCTTGAGGTGCTGGGCCGatatccaagctgagatatctgccaggcacgcagagatgcgtgtcgccacctgggtgtcagaaggcgGAAAGGAGAatagtagttgagtgtcatccacatagcaatgacaggagacaccatgtgaagatatgacggagccgagtgacttggtgtatagagagaagagggcctagaactgagccctggaggacaccagtagtgaaagtacgtggtgcagacacagatcctcttcacgtcacctggtaggagcggcctgccagggaggatgcaatccaagagtgtgcagagcctgagacgcccagccctgagagggtggagaggaggatctgatggttcacggtgtcgaaggcagcggaaagatctaggaggatgagaacagaggagagagagtcagctttggcagtgcggagagccttcatgacacagagaagagtagTCTTgattgagtgacccgtcttgaagcctgactggttagggtcaagaagatatttctgagagagatagcgagggaGTTCGTCAGAgtcagcacgctcaagtgttttggaaagaaaataaataaggaatactggtctgtagtttttgacgtcagaagagtctagtgttggtttcttgaggaggggagcgactctggCCATTTTTAAGTCAGAGGGGACACAGCCAgtggaaaggggacagtgcgagtcataggatgcggaaagggaggagagtagggttgaagaggcagaatcaggagacaggagggagaaagatttagcagaagggagagatgataggatagaagaggagagagtagtgggagaaagagagcgaagactgcgacggcgcatgaccatctgggtaggggctgagtggctagggttggaggaaagggagacagaaaaggaaacaaagtagtgatcagagacctggaggggtttggagtgagattagtaggcaaatagcctctagtaaagatgaggccAAGCGTATTACCTGCCTTGTGAGCTGGAGAGGACTGGGAAAGAGTGAGGTCGAAAGAAGCAAGGAGGCAAAAGAAAGAGTTGAAAATAAAtgaatcgaaggcagacgtcgggaggttgaagtcgccaagtacgacgagcagtgagccatcgtcaggaaatgagcttatcaaggtgcCAAGCTTATTGAAGAACTCTAAGgacacctggtgggcgatagagGACACAGCAGGATTACAGTCTTACGGTTCCTGTGTTGCCCAGGGACATGTGGTTCATCTGCTGTGTTAGAGGAGCCATCATACTGGAGGGCTGCATGGACATGCAGTGGTCCATAGCTGAGGTTATCACAGCACcctggtggagggaggaggaggaagagagagggagagggagagagagagagagagagagagagagagagagagagagagagagagagagagagagagagagagagagagagagagagagagagagagagagagagagagagagagagtgcgagatatGATGCATAGCCCGTGTTAATTTTGTCAATGAAATGACGAAAGTATTTGTCAAACATGTATTTTtctaatcaaatcacatttttcttgtcttcgtaaacaacaggtgtagactaacagcgaaatgcttacttatgggcccttcccaacaatgaagAATACAATGACATTTAAAAGATtcaaataattataattataatatttAAAAACATAGTAACACGAGTAATAAATACTCAGtgagcaatgatagcttggctatctacacagggtaccagtaccaagtcaatgatagcttggctatctACACAGGGTACGAGTACCAAGtaaatgatagcttggctatctacacagggtaccagtaccaagtcaatgatagcttggctatctACACAGGGTACGAGTACCAAGtaaatgatagcttggctatctACACAGGGTACGAGTACCAAGtaaatgatagcttggctatctACACAGGGTACGAGTAGCAAGTAAATGATAGTTTGGCTATCTACACAGGGTACAAGTACCAAGTAAATGATAGCTTGGTTATATACACatggtaccagtacagagtctatgatagcttggctatatacacagggtacctgtacagagtcaatgatagcttggctatatacatggggtacctgtacagagtcaattatagtttggctatatacacagggtaccagtaccaagtcaatgatagcttggttatatacacagggtaccagtaccaagtcaatgatagcttggctatatacacaggcacaggaatcctcatctctcccaagtggacattctctctttttcccctgacccatctatccatctcctcatttgaattccatgctgtcacagtcactagcccattcaagcttaacatccttgtcatttatcaccctccaggttcccttggagagttcatcaatgagcttgacgccttgataagttcctttcctgaggatggctcacccctcacagttctgggtgacttcaacctcgctacgtctacctttgactcatttctctctgcttccttcttttaacacttctctcctcttttgacctcaccctctcactgtccccccctactcacaaggcaggcaatacgcttgacctcatctttactagatgctattcttctactaatctcactgcaactcccctccatgtctccgaccactactttgtatccttttctctctcgctctcctccaacactactcacactgcccctactcagatggtaatgcgccgtcgcaaccttcgctctctctctcccgctactctctcctcttccatcctatcatctcttccctctgctcaatccttctccctccaatctcctgattctgcctcctcaaccctcctctcctccctttctgcatcctttgactctctatgtcccctatcctcccctcctgctccgtggcttaatgactcattgcgagctcacagaacagggctccgggcagccgagcggaaatggaggaaaactagactccctgcggacctggcatcttttcactccctcctctctacattttcttcatctgtttctgctgctaaagccactttctaccactctaaattccaagcatctgcctctaaccctaggaagctctttgccaccttctcctccctgctgaatcccccccctcctccctctctgtggatgacttcgtcaaccattttgaaaagaaggttgacgacatccgatcctcgtttgttaagtcaaatgacactgctggtcctgctcacactgccctaccctatgctttgacttctttctcccctctctctccagataaaatcttgcgacttgtgacggccggccgcccaacaacctgcccgcttgaccctatcccctcctctcttctccagaccatctccggtgaccttctcccttacctcacctcgctcatcaactcatccttaaccgctggctatgtcccttctgtcttcaagagaacgagagttgcaccccttctcaaaaaaacaacactcgatccctctgatgtcaacaactacagaccagtatcccttctttcttttctctccaaaactcttgagcgtgccgtctttagccaactctcttgctatctctctcagaataaccttcttgatccaaaccagtcaggtttcaagactggtcattcaactgagactgctcttctctgtgtcacggaggctctccgcactgctaaagctaactctctctcctctgctcttgtccttctagacctgtctgctgcctttgatacagtgaaccatcagatcctcctctccaccctctccgagctgggcatctccggcgcggctcactcttggattgcgtcctacctgaccggtcgctcctaccaagtggcgtggcgagaatctgtctccgcaccacatgctctcaccactggtgtcccccagggctcagttctaggccctctcctattctcgctatacaccaagtcacttggctctgtcatatcctcacaagGTCTCTCCTATctttgctacgcagatgacacacaactaatcctctcctttcccccttctgataaccaggtggcgaa
This region of Coregonus clupeaformis isolate EN_2021a unplaced genomic scaffold, ASM2061545v1 scaf0877, whole genome shotgun sequence genomic DNA includes:
- the LOC121556730 gene encoding RNA-binding motif, single-stranded-interacting protein 3; this translates as MTLTYGPTAMQNGFYSSPYISTNRMIAQTSITPFIAASPVSTYQVQSTSWMPHQQYVMQPTGAVITSAMDHCMSMQPSSMMAPLTQQMNHMSLGNTGTQYMSAAATAPMQGTYIPQYTAVPAPTLSVDAVVTEGSPQTVPPSSQDPNGQPPLDNDSPAYSYQQTK